From a single Strix uralensis isolate ZFMK-TIS-50842 chromosome 25, bStrUra1, whole genome shotgun sequence genomic region:
- the ID3 gene encoding DNA-binding protein inhibitor ID-3 — MKAISPVRSVRSCYEAVCCLSEQSLGIARASSNKSPALEEPMNLLYDMNDCYSKLRELVPGIPQGTKVSQVEILQHVIDYIFDLQIVLEEGAKGRDPSSEATLLSLKAAELASELCSKDERSLCH; from the exons ATGAAAGCCATCAGCCCGGTGCGGTCTGTGCGGAGCTGCTACGAGGCCGTGTGCTGCCTCTCGGAGCAGAGCCTGGGCATCGCCCGGGCCAGCAGCAACAAGAGCCCGGCCCTGGAGGAGCCCATGAACTTGCTCTACGATATGAACGATTGTTACTCCAAATTGCGGGAGCTGGTGCCGGGCATCCCGCAAGGCACCAAGGTGAGCCAGGTGGAGATCCTCCAGCACGTCATCGACTACATCTTCGACCTCCAGATCGTGCTGGAGGAGGGGGCCAAGGGCCGCGACCCCTCCTCCGAGGCCACCCTGCTCTCCCTTAAG GCGGCCGAGCTCGCTTCTGAACTCTGCTCCAAAGACGAGAGAAGTTTGTGTCACTAA
- the LOC141954637 gene encoding peptide methionine sulfoxide reductase MsrA-like has protein sequence MLGIGVLPSAAEALPGRAQRLPVAATHAVNGNPTVPPFPAEMQTAIFGMGCFWGAERLFWKMPGVFSTQVGYAGGFTPNPTYEEVRTGLTGHAEVVRVIFNPQKISYEELLKVFWENHDPTQGMRQQEDLGTQYRSVIYTLGPQQQAAALRSRVVYQQELREQRRGDVTTVIEPAGDFYYAEDHHQQYLHKVPGGSCGLKGTGVTCPLTP, from the exons ATGCTGGGTATCGGGGTGCTCCCCAGCGCTGCAGAGGCTCTGCCGGGCAGAGCCCAGAGGCTGCCGGTGGCAG ccacccacGCTGTTAACGGGAACCCCACGGTCCCTCCGTTCCCAGCAGAGATGCAGACGGCGATTTTTG GCATGGGATGCTTCTGGGGGGCAGAGCGGCTCTTCTGGAAGATGCCGGGGGTCTTCTCCACCCAGGTGGGCTACGCGGGAGGCTTCACCCCCAACCCCACCTACGAAGAAGTGCGCACAG GGCTGACGGGCCACGCCGAGGTGGTGAGGGTCATCTTCAACCCCCAGAAGATCAGCTACGAGGAACTTCTCAAAGTCTTCTGGGAGAACCACGACCCCACACAAG gcATGCGGCAGCAGGAGGACCTGGGCACCCAGTACCGCTCCGTCATCTACACGCTGGgcccccagcagcaggcagctgccctccGCAGCAGGGTGGTGTACCAGCAG GAGCTGAGGGAGCAGCGGCGGGGGGATGTCACCACTGTCATCGAGCCGGCCGGTGACTTCTACTACGCCGAGGACCACCACCAGCAGTACCTGCACAAGGTGCCCGGGGGCTCCTGTGGCCTGAAGGGCACCGGTGTCACCTGTCCCCTCACACCCTGA
- the YTHDF2 gene encoding YTH domain-containing family protein 2 isoform X3, with the protein MSDSYLPNYYSPSIGFSYSLGEAAWSTGGDPPMPYLTSYGQLSNGEPHFLPDAMFGQPGALGSTPFLGQHGFNFFPSGIDFSAWGNNSSQGQSTQSSGYSSNYAYAPSSLGGAMIDGQSAFANETLNKAPGMNTIDQGMAALKLGSTDVASSVPKVVGSAVGSGSITSNIVASNSLPPATIAPPKPTSWADIASKPAKQQPKLKTKNGIAGSSLPPPPIKHNMDIGTWDNKGPVAKAPAQALVQNIGQQPAQVSPQPVGQQINNSPPVAQASSGQQPQPLPPPPPAQLPVPQQAAQPTRWVAPRNRGNGFGQNGVDGNGVGQSQASSGSAPSEPHPVLEKLRSINNYNPKDFDWNPKHGRVFIIKSYSEDDIHRSIKYNIWCSTEHGNKRLDAAYRSMNGKGPVYLLFSVNGSGHFCGVAEMKSAVDYNTCAGVWSQDKWKGRFDVRWIFVKDVPNSQLRHIRLENNENKPVTNSRDTQEVPLEKAKQVLKIIATYKHTTSIFDDFSHYEKRQEEEENVKKERQGRVK; encoded by the exons ATGTCCGATTCCTACTTACCAAACTACTACAGTCCCTCCATTGGATTCTCCTACTCCTTAGGCGAAGCTGCCTGGTCTACAGGGGGTGACCCGCCGATGCCCTACCTAACCTCGTACGGACAGCTGAGCAACGGGGAGCCTCACTTCCTCCCAGACGCGATGTTTGGGCAGCCAGGGGCCCTTGGCAGCACTCCATTTCTTGGGCAGCACGGCTTTAACTTCTTTCCAAGTGGGATTGACTTTTCGGCTTGGGGGAATAACAGTTCTCAGGGACAATCCACTCAAAGCTCTGGCTATAGTAGCAATTATGCCTATGCCCCCAGCTCGCTGGGTGGAGCCATGATCGACGGGCAGTCTGCCTTCGCTAACGAGACTCTGAACAAGGCTCCTGGCATGAACACCATCGACCAAGGGATGGCAGCCCTGAAGCTGGGCAGCACAGACGTTGCAAGCAGCGTCCCGAAAGTCGTTGGTTCGGCTGTCGGTAGCGGATCCATTACCAGTAATATCGTGGCGTCGAACAGTTTGCCTCCGGCTACTATCGCTCCTCCAAAGCCGACCTCCTGGGCTGACATCGCTAGCAAACCGGCGAAGCAGCAGCCCAAGCTGAAGACCAAGAATGGCATTGCAGGTTCAAGTCTTCCACCGCCTCCGATAAAACATAACATGGATATCGGAACTTGGGATAACAAAGGGCCGGTGGCAAAAGCCCCGGCGCAGGCCTTAGTTCAGAATATTGGTCAGCAGCCAGCGCAGGTGTCCCCCCAGCCCGTGGGTCAGCAGATCAATAACAGCCCACCGGTGGCACAGGCCTCGAGCGGGCAGCAGCCCCagccgctgcccccgccgccgccggcccagCTGCCCGTGCCGCAGCAGGCGGCTCAGCCCACCCGCTGGGTTGCCCCTCGTAATCGCGGCAACGGGTTCGGTCAAAACGGAGTGGACGGTAACGGTGTGGGACAGTCTCAGGCCAGTTCTGGTTCTGCTCCTTCAGAGCCGCACCCGGTCTTGGAGAAGTTGAGATCCATCAACAACTACAACCCCAAGGATTTTGACTGGAACCCAAAACACGGCCGGGTTTTCATCATTAAGAGTTACTCTGAGGACGATATCCACCGTTCCATTAAATATAACATCTGGTGCAGTACAGAGCACGGCAACAAGAGACTGGATGCTGCCTATCGCTCCATGAACGGGAAGGGCCCTGTTTACTTACTGTTCAGTGTCAACGGTAGCGGTCACTTCTGCGGAGTAGCAGAAATGAAATCTGCTGTGGACTATAACACGTGTGCGGGTGTGTGGTCCCAGGACAAGTGGAAGGGACGTTTTGATGTCAGGTGGATTTTTGTGAAGGACGTTCCCAACAGCCAGCTGCGGCACATCCGCCTAGAGAACAACGAGAATAAACCAGTGACCAACTCCAGGGACACTCAGGAGGTGCCTCTGGAAAAGGCTAAGCAGGTGTTGAAAATCATTGCCACCTACAAGCACACCACCTCCATCTTTGATGACTTCTCACACTATGAGAAACgccaagaggaggaggaaaatgttaaAAAG gaACGCCAAGGCCGTGTCAAGTAA
- the YTHDF2 gene encoding YTH domain-containing family protein 2 isoform X2 codes for MIMSISMALTAPRRGRWFECKMTDVFHNNAYTAMSDSYLPNYYSPSIGFSYSLGEAAWSTGGDPPMPYLTSYGQLSNGEPHFLPDAMFGQPGALGSTPFLGQHGFNFFPSGIDFSAWGNNSSQGQSTQSSGYSSNYAYAPSSLGGAMIDGQSAFANETLNKAPGMNTIDQGMAALKLGSTDVASSVPKVVGSAVGSGSITSNIVASNSLPPATIAPPKPTSWADIASKPAKQQPKLKTKNGIAGSSLPPPPIKHNMDIGTWDNKGPVAKAPAQALVQNIGQQPAQVSPQPVGQQINNSPPVAQASSGQQPQPLPPPPPAQLPVPQQAAQPTRWVAPRNRGNGFGQNGVDGNGVGQSQASSGSAPSEPHPVLEKLRSINNYNPKDFDWNPKHGRVFIIKSYSEDDIHRSIKYNIWCSTEHGNKRLDAAYRSMNGKGPVYLLFSVNGSGHFCGVAEMKSAVDYNTCAGVWSQDKWKGRFDVRWIFVKDVPNSQLRHIRLENNENKPVTNSRDTQEVPLEKAKQVLKIIATYKHTTSIFDDFSHYEKRQEEEENVKKERQGRVK; via the exons ATGATAATGTCCATTAGCATGGCTTTAACCGCTCCCCGGAGGGGGCGTTGGTTTGAATGCAAAATGACAGATGTTTTTCAT aataatgcATACACTGCAATGTCCGATTCCTACTTACCAAACTACTACAGTCCCTCCATTGGATTCTCCTACTCCTTAGGCGAAGCTGCCTGGTCTACAGGGGGTGACCCGCCGATGCCCTACCTAACCTCGTACGGACAGCTGAGCAACGGGGAGCCTCACTTCCTCCCAGACGCGATGTTTGGGCAGCCAGGGGCCCTTGGCAGCACTCCATTTCTTGGGCAGCACGGCTTTAACTTCTTTCCAAGTGGGATTGACTTTTCGGCTTGGGGGAATAACAGTTCTCAGGGACAATCCACTCAAAGCTCTGGCTATAGTAGCAATTATGCCTATGCCCCCAGCTCGCTGGGTGGAGCCATGATCGACGGGCAGTCTGCCTTCGCTAACGAGACTCTGAACAAGGCTCCTGGCATGAACACCATCGACCAAGGGATGGCAGCCCTGAAGCTGGGCAGCACAGACGTTGCAAGCAGCGTCCCGAAAGTCGTTGGTTCGGCTGTCGGTAGCGGATCCATTACCAGTAATATCGTGGCGTCGAACAGTTTGCCTCCGGCTACTATCGCTCCTCCAAAGCCGACCTCCTGGGCTGACATCGCTAGCAAACCGGCGAAGCAGCAGCCCAAGCTGAAGACCAAGAATGGCATTGCAGGTTCAAGTCTTCCACCGCCTCCGATAAAACATAACATGGATATCGGAACTTGGGATAACAAAGGGCCGGTGGCAAAAGCCCCGGCGCAGGCCTTAGTTCAGAATATTGGTCAGCAGCCAGCGCAGGTGTCCCCCCAGCCCGTGGGTCAGCAGATCAATAACAGCCCACCGGTGGCACAGGCCTCGAGCGGGCAGCAGCCCCagccgctgcccccgccgccgccggcccagCTGCCCGTGCCGCAGCAGGCGGCTCAGCCCACCCGCTGGGTTGCCCCTCGTAATCGCGGCAACGGGTTCGGTCAAAACGGAGTGGACGGTAACGGTGTGGGACAGTCTCAGGCCAGTTCTGGTTCTGCTCCTTCAGAGCCGCACCCGGTCTTGGAGAAGTTGAGATCCATCAACAACTACAACCCCAAGGATTTTGACTGGAACCCAAAACACGGCCGGGTTTTCATCATTAAGAGTTACTCTGAGGACGATATCCACCGTTCCATTAAATATAACATCTGGTGCAGTACAGAGCACGGCAACAAGAGACTGGATGCTGCCTATCGCTCCATGAACGGGAAGGGCCCTGTTTACTTACTGTTCAGTGTCAACGGTAGCGGTCACTTCTGCGGAGTAGCAGAAATGAAATCTGCTGTGGACTATAACACGTGTGCGGGTGTGTGGTCCCAGGACAAGTGGAAGGGACGTTTTGATGTCAGGTGGATTTTTGTGAAGGACGTTCCCAACAGCCAGCTGCGGCACATCCGCCTAGAGAACAACGAGAATAAACCAGTGACCAACTCCAGGGACACTCAGGAGGTGCCTCTGGAAAAGGCTAAGCAGGTGTTGAAAATCATTGCCACCTACAAGCACACCACCTCCATCTTTGATGACTTCTCACACTATGAGAAACgccaagaggaggaggaaaatgttaaAAAG gaACGCCAAGGCCGTGTCAAGTAA
- the YTHDF2 gene encoding YTH domain-containing family protein 2 isoform X1 — MSASSLLEQRPKGQGNKVQNGSVHQKDGLNDDDFEPYLSPQARPNNAYTAMSDSYLPNYYSPSIGFSYSLGEAAWSTGGDPPMPYLTSYGQLSNGEPHFLPDAMFGQPGALGSTPFLGQHGFNFFPSGIDFSAWGNNSSQGQSTQSSGYSSNYAYAPSSLGGAMIDGQSAFANETLNKAPGMNTIDQGMAALKLGSTDVASSVPKVVGSAVGSGSITSNIVASNSLPPATIAPPKPTSWADIASKPAKQQPKLKTKNGIAGSSLPPPPIKHNMDIGTWDNKGPVAKAPAQALVQNIGQQPAQVSPQPVGQQINNSPPVAQASSGQQPQPLPPPPPAQLPVPQQAAQPTRWVAPRNRGNGFGQNGVDGNGVGQSQASSGSAPSEPHPVLEKLRSINNYNPKDFDWNPKHGRVFIIKSYSEDDIHRSIKYNIWCSTEHGNKRLDAAYRSMNGKGPVYLLFSVNGSGHFCGVAEMKSAVDYNTCAGVWSQDKWKGRFDVRWIFVKDVPNSQLRHIRLENNENKPVTNSRDTQEVPLEKAKQVLKIIATYKHTTSIFDDFSHYEKRQEEEENVKKERQGRVK; from the exons ATGTCGGCCAGCAGCCTCCTGGAGCAG AGACCCAAGGGCCAAGGCAACAAAG TGCAAAACGGATCTGTGCATCAGAAGGATGGGTTAAATGATGATGACTTTGAACCCTACTTGAGTCCCCAGGCCCGGCCG aataatgcATACACTGCAATGTCCGATTCCTACTTACCAAACTACTACAGTCCCTCCATTGGATTCTCCTACTCCTTAGGCGAAGCTGCCTGGTCTACAGGGGGTGACCCGCCGATGCCCTACCTAACCTCGTACGGACAGCTGAGCAACGGGGAGCCTCACTTCCTCCCAGACGCGATGTTTGGGCAGCCAGGGGCCCTTGGCAGCACTCCATTTCTTGGGCAGCACGGCTTTAACTTCTTTCCAAGTGGGATTGACTTTTCGGCTTGGGGGAATAACAGTTCTCAGGGACAATCCACTCAAAGCTCTGGCTATAGTAGCAATTATGCCTATGCCCCCAGCTCGCTGGGTGGAGCCATGATCGACGGGCAGTCTGCCTTCGCTAACGAGACTCTGAACAAGGCTCCTGGCATGAACACCATCGACCAAGGGATGGCAGCCCTGAAGCTGGGCAGCACAGACGTTGCAAGCAGCGTCCCGAAAGTCGTTGGTTCGGCTGTCGGTAGCGGATCCATTACCAGTAATATCGTGGCGTCGAACAGTTTGCCTCCGGCTACTATCGCTCCTCCAAAGCCGACCTCCTGGGCTGACATCGCTAGCAAACCGGCGAAGCAGCAGCCCAAGCTGAAGACCAAGAATGGCATTGCAGGTTCAAGTCTTCCACCGCCTCCGATAAAACATAACATGGATATCGGAACTTGGGATAACAAAGGGCCGGTGGCAAAAGCCCCGGCGCAGGCCTTAGTTCAGAATATTGGTCAGCAGCCAGCGCAGGTGTCCCCCCAGCCCGTGGGTCAGCAGATCAATAACAGCCCACCGGTGGCACAGGCCTCGAGCGGGCAGCAGCCCCagccgctgcccccgccgccgccggcccagCTGCCCGTGCCGCAGCAGGCGGCTCAGCCCACCCGCTGGGTTGCCCCTCGTAATCGCGGCAACGGGTTCGGTCAAAACGGAGTGGACGGTAACGGTGTGGGACAGTCTCAGGCCAGTTCTGGTTCTGCTCCTTCAGAGCCGCACCCGGTCTTGGAGAAGTTGAGATCCATCAACAACTACAACCCCAAGGATTTTGACTGGAACCCAAAACACGGCCGGGTTTTCATCATTAAGAGTTACTCTGAGGACGATATCCACCGTTCCATTAAATATAACATCTGGTGCAGTACAGAGCACGGCAACAAGAGACTGGATGCTGCCTATCGCTCCATGAACGGGAAGGGCCCTGTTTACTTACTGTTCAGTGTCAACGGTAGCGGTCACTTCTGCGGAGTAGCAGAAATGAAATCTGCTGTGGACTATAACACGTGTGCGGGTGTGTGGTCCCAGGACAAGTGGAAGGGACGTTTTGATGTCAGGTGGATTTTTGTGAAGGACGTTCCCAACAGCCAGCTGCGGCACATCCGCCTAGAGAACAACGAGAATAAACCAGTGACCAACTCCAGGGACACTCAGGAGGTGCCTCTGGAAAAGGCTAAGCAGGTGTTGAAAATCATTGCCACCTACAAGCACACCACCTCCATCTTTGATGACTTCTCACACTATGAGAAACgccaagaggaggaggaaaatgttaaAAAG gaACGCCAAGGCCGTGTCAAGTAA